A segment of the Campylobacter concisus genome:
CTGTTTAGATCCCAACTCCTTACATAGCTTTTTAGATCTTTATCATAAATGTGAAGCTTAATGTTGTTATACATCGAAGCTGCGCCAAGGGTTTTGGTTAAATTTTCGATATTTTTTATGCATTCATCGCGGCTTTGACCTAGCAAGCACATTTGTATAGACTCATTTTGAGCAAGCAATATAGAGATTGCCATTGATGAAAATTTCTCATCATCTATACTTTTATTAAGCTGTTTTACCTGGTAATCAAAAAAGACTCGCATATTATTTTGCATCTTTTCAGCCATATAAGAGCTGTAAAGAAAGTAAAAAAGCCCTCCAAGCACTATGATAAAGATAAAAATGATATAAAAATTAAGATATTTTTTATACTTATTCAAAACTAGCCCTTAACTTTTCTTCTAAAAATTTTGCAAATTTATCAAATTCTGGCAACGCAAGCTCGCTTTTTCTTTTTGGATTAGCCCAAACGCTATCTGGAAAAAATGCGTCATCACTAAATCTAGCAATAACATGAATATGCACATGTGGCACGTAGTTACCAAAACTAGCGATATTTATCTTGGTTGGTTTATAAAACTCAAGCATCGCCTTTTCACTTATAAGCATCGCCTCAAAAAGCCTAACCCTACTCGCTTCATCACAATCGCTTAGCTCACGAAATGGCTTAATGGTAAAAATTTTTATCCAAGGAAGTTCATTGTCTTCACGCTCGATTTTTATAAATTTATCTTCATAGATCATATTTGTTCCTATTTTTATACAAAATTTCTCTCTCTTAAAAGCGTATAAAGTTTGATAGTCGAGATAAAAAATGTTACGATCGCTGGTCCAAGGATCACACCCCAAAACCCAAATGTCGTGATGCCGGCGAGCATCGCAAAGAATATAAGAAGTTCATTTATTTTTGTTGGTATTTTAACCAGCTTTGAGTTTATAAATTTAATAACAAGTGGTTTTAAAAGCGTATCAGCTGCAAATGAGATCACTACGATCGTATAAATTGCGATAGTTATCGATGCTGCTATGTTGGCATTTGCAAATTCATAGATACTAATAGGCCCCCATGCCAAAATGCCGCCAACAACTGGAATAAGCG
Coding sequences within it:
- a CDS encoding HIT family protein, coding for MIYEDKFIKIEREDNELPWIKIFTIKPFRELSDCDEASRVRLFEAMLISEKAMLEFYKPTKINIASFGNYVPHVHIHVIARFSDDAFFPDSVWANPKRKSELALPEFDKFAKFLEEKLRASFE